A stretch of the Photobacterium toruni genome encodes the following:
- the rpsN gene encoding 30S ribosomal protein S14, which produces MAKESMKAREAKRAKLVAKFAEKRAALKALISDVNASEEDRWNAVLKLQSLPRDSAKSRQRNRCNQTGRPHGYLRKFGLSRIKVREACMKGEIPGLRKASW; this is translated from the coding sequence ATGGCTAAAGAATCAATGAAGGCACGTGAAGCTAAACGTGCCAAGCTAGTAGCTAAGTTCGCTGAAAAGCGTGCAGCGCTAAAAGCTCTAATTAGCGACGTGAATGCGTCTGAAGAAGATCGCTGGAATGCAGTGCTTAAACTTCAGTCACTACCACGTGATTCTGCGAAGTCTCGTCAGCGTAATCGCTGTAACCAGACTGGACGTCCACACGGCTACCTACGTAAGTTCGGTCTTAGCCGTATCAAGGTTCGTGAAGCTTGCATGAAAGGCGAGATTCCGGGTCTACGTAAAGCAAGCTGGTAA
- the rplF gene encoding 50S ribosomal protein L6 yields MSRVAKAPVVFPAGVEVNLNGQEITVKGSKGELVRVMNPAVVLTLEENKVTFGPREGFDKAWAQAGTARALVNNMVVGVTEGFTKKLTLKGVGYRAAIKGNAVGLTLGFSHPVEHELPAGIKAECPSQTEIVLTGTDKQLVGQVAADIRAYRSPEPYKGKGVRYADEVVRTKEAKKK; encoded by the coding sequence ATGTCTCGTGTTGCAAAAGCACCAGTAGTTTTCCCTGCCGGCGTAGAAGTTAATCTTAACGGTCAGGAAATTACTGTTAAAGGTTCAAAAGGCGAACTAGTTCGTGTTATGAATCCAGCAGTAGTTCTAACTTTGGAAGAGAACAAAGTTACTTTCGGTCCTCGTGAAGGGTTCGATAAAGCTTGGGCACAAGCAGGTACTGCTCGTGCACTAGTTAACAACATGGTTGTTGGTGTTACCGAAGGCTTCACTAAGAAGCTGACTCTTAAGGGTGTAGGTTACCGTGCTGCTATCAAAGGCAACGCTGTAGGTCTAACTCTAGGTTTCTCTCATCCAGTTGAGCACGAACTTCCAGCAGGTATCAAAGCTGAATGTCCATCACAAACTGAAATCGTACTTACAGGTACTGATAAGCAGTTAGTTGGTCAGGTAGCTGCTGATATTCGCGCTTACCGTAGCCCTGAGCCTTACAAAGGCAAAGGTGTTCGTTACGCCGACGAAGTTGTGCGTACTAAAGAAGCTAAGAAGAAGTAA
- the rpsH gene encoding 30S ribosomal protein S8 has translation MSMQDPISDMLTRLRNGQAAKKVAVKMPSSKLKVAIAALLQEEGFVADYTVTGEVKPELEVTLKYFEANPVIEQIQRVSRPGLRIYKKKGALPSVMGGLGIAIVSTSKGLMTDRAARKAGLGGEIICYVA, from the coding sequence ATGAGCATGCAAGATCCGATTTCGGATATGCTGACCCGTCTTCGTAACGGTCAGGCAGCGAAAAAAGTTGCTGTAAAAATGCCATCTTCTAAGCTTAAAGTTGCAATTGCAGCATTATTACAAGAAGAAGGTTTCGTGGCTGACTACACTGTAACAGGTGAAGTTAAGCCAGAGCTAGAAGTTACTCTTAAGTACTTCGAAGCTAATCCAGTTATTGAGCAAATCCAACGTGTTTCACGTCCTGGTCTACGCATCTACAAGAAAAAAGGTGCGCTACCATCAGTGATGGGTGGCCTTGGTATTGCTATCGTTTCCACTTCCAAGGGTCTTATGACCGACCGCGCTGCACGCAAAGCGGGTCTTGGCGGTGAGATTATCTGCTACGTAGCATAA
- the rpsM gene encoding 30S ribosomal protein S13, whose protein sequence is MARIAGINIPDQKHAVIALTAIYGIGKTRSQAILAETGIAEDVKISELTEEQIDLLRDGVAKYTVEGDLRREISMNIKRLMDLGCYRGLRHRRSLPLRGQRTKTNARTRKGPRKPIKK, encoded by the coding sequence GTGGCCCGTATTGCAGGCATTAACATTCCTGATCAGAAACACGCTGTAATCGCATTAACTGCGATTTACGGCATCGGTAAGACTCGTTCTCAAGCTATTCTAGCTGAAACGGGTATTGCTGAAGATGTTAAGATCAGTGAACTAACTGAAGAACAGATCGATCTACTGCGTGATGGTGTAGCTAAATACACTGTAGAAGGTGATCTTCGTCGTGAAATTTCCATGAACATCAAGCGTCTTATGGACCTTGGTTGTTACCGTGGTCTTCGTCACCGTCGCAGTCTACCTCTACGTGGACAGCGTACTAAAACCAACGCACGTACCCGTAAGGGTCCGCGCAAGCCGATCAAAAAATAG
- the rplE gene encoding 50S ribosomal protein L5, producing the protein MAKLHDYYKETVVKDLAGKFEYKSIMQVPRIEKITLNMGVGEAINDKKLLENAAADMTAIAGQKPLITVARKSVAGFKIREGYPIGCKVTLRGERMWDFFERLISIAVPRIRDFRGLNPKSFDGRGNYSMGVREQIIFPEIDFDKVDRVRGLDITITTSAKSDEEALALLSAFNFPFRK; encoded by the coding sequence ATGGCGAAACTGCATGATTACTACAAAGAGACTGTTGTAAAAGACCTTGCTGGCAAGTTCGAATACAAGAGTATCATGCAAGTCCCAAGGATCGAAAAGATCACACTTAATATGGGTGTGGGCGAAGCTATCAACGACAAGAAGCTGCTAGAAAACGCTGCTGCTGACATGACTGCAATTGCAGGTCAGAAGCCGCTAATCACAGTAGCACGTAAGTCAGTTGCAGGCTTTAAGATCCGTGAGGGCTACCCTATTGGCTGTAAAGTAACCTTACGTGGCGAGCGTATGTGGGACTTTTTCGAGCGTCTAATTTCAATTGCTGTACCTCGTATTCGAGATTTCCGTGGTTTAAACCCGAAATCATTCGATGGTCGTGGTAACTACAGCATGGGCGTTCGTGAGCAGATCATCTTCCCAGAAATCGATTTCGATAAAGTAGATCGTGTACGTGGTTTAGACATCACAATCACAACTTCTGCTAAATCTGATGAAGAAGCTCTAGCTCTACTGTCTGCTTTTAACTTCCCATTCCGTAAGTAA
- the secY gene encoding preprotein translocase subunit SecY → MAKQPGQDFRSGQGGLAELKSRLLFVLGAILIFRAGSFVPIPGIDAAVLASLFEQQKGTIIEMFNMFSGGALSRASILALGIMPYISASIIVQLLTVVHPALAELKKEGEAGRRKISQYTRYGTLVLATFQAIGIATGLPSMIPGLVHNPGPSFYFVAVVSLVTGTMFLMWLGEQVTERGIGNGISVIIFTGIVAGLPPAIGQTVEQARQGELHVLLLLLIAVISFAVIYFVVFMERGQRRIVVNYAKRQQGRRVFAAQSTHLPLKINMAGVIPAIFASSIILFPGTLAQWFGQSEGLGWLSDISLALSPGQPLYVMLYAAAIIFFCFFYTALVFNPRETADNLKKSGAFIPGIRPGEQTAMYIDKVMTRLTLAGALYITFICLIPEFMMIAWNVRFYFGGTSLLIVVVVIMDFMAQVQTHLMSQQYESVLKKANLKGYGR, encoded by the coding sequence ATGGCTAAACAACCAGGACAAGATTTTCGTAGTGGACAAGGTGGCCTAGCAGAGCTTAAGTCACGCCTTCTCTTTGTATTAGGTGCGATATTAATATTCCGAGCTGGATCCTTTGTGCCTATTCCTGGTATTGACGCTGCTGTACTTGCCAGTCTGTTCGAGCAGCAAAAGGGTACCATCATTGAGATGTTTAACATGTTCTCTGGTGGTGCACTCTCGCGTGCTTCTATTTTAGCTCTGGGCATAATGCCGTATATTTCTGCGTCCATTATTGTCCAGTTGCTAACAGTAGTTCATCCAGCCTTGGCTGAGTTGAAGAAAGAAGGTGAAGCTGGCCGTCGTAAGATAAGTCAGTACACCCGATACGGTACGCTTGTATTGGCAACCTTCCAAGCAATTGGTATTGCAACGGGGTTACCAAGTATGATTCCAGGCCTGGTACATAATCCAGGTCCTAGTTTCTATTTTGTTGCCGTGGTTAGTTTGGTTACTGGTACCATGTTCTTAATGTGGTTAGGTGAGCAAGTTACCGAGCGTGGCATTGGTAATGGTATATCTGTGATTATTTTTACAGGTATCGTTGCTGGTTTGCCGCCAGCTATTGGACAGACCGTAGAGCAAGCGCGTCAAGGTGAATTGCACGTACTTCTTCTACTGTTAATTGCGGTTATATCTTTTGCTGTGATTTACTTTGTAGTGTTCATGGAACGTGGTCAACGTCGTATCGTCGTTAACTACGCCAAGCGTCAACAAGGCCGTCGTGTCTTTGCTGCGCAGAGCACACATTTGCCGTTGAAAATCAACATGGCAGGTGTAATCCCAGCAATTTTCGCATCGAGTATTATTCTATTTCCAGGCACACTGGCTCAGTGGTTTGGACAAAGTGAAGGTCTTGGCTGGTTAAGTGATATTTCACTTGCTCTTAGTCCAGGACAGCCACTTTATGTAATGCTCTACGCTGCTGCAATTATATTCTTCTGTTTCTTCTATACCGCGTTGGTGTTTAACCCTCGCGAGACAGCTGATAACTTGAAGAAGTCTGGAGCATTCATACCTGGTATTCGCCCGGGTGAACAGACCGCAATGTACATTGATAAAGTAATGACTCGACTAACCCTAGCGGGCGCGTTGTATATCACCTTTATCTGTCTGATCCCCGAGTTCATGATGATTGCATGGAACGTTCGCTTTTATTTTGGCGGCACTTCCCTACTAATCGTAGTCGTTGTTATCATGGATTTCATGGCTCAAGTTCAGACACATTTGATGTCTCAACAATATGAGTCAGTATTGAAAAAAGCTAATCTGAAAGGCTACGGCCGCTAA
- the rplQ gene encoding 50S ribosomal protein L17, whose amino-acid sequence MRHRKSGRQLNRNSSHRKAMFSNMASSLVRHELIKTTLPKAKELRRVIEPLITLAKTDSVANRRLAFARTRDNEVVAKLFNELGPRFAARPGGYTRIMKCGFRTGDKAPMAYIELVDRPAKEEAAAE is encoded by the coding sequence ATGCGCCATCGTAAGAGTGGTCGTCAACTCAACCGCAACAGCAGTCATCGTAAAGCGATGTTCAGCAACATGGCTAGCTCTCTGGTACGTCACGAATTAATTAAGACTACCTTGCCTAAAGCAAAAGAGCTACGTCGCGTAATTGAGCCTTTGATTACCCTAGCTAAGACCGACAGTGTTGCTAACCGTCGTCTTGCATTCGCTCGTACTCGTGATAACGAAGTTGTTGCGAAATTATTTAACGAACTAGGTCCACGCTTCGCAGCGCGTCCTGGTGGTTACACTCGTATCATGAAGTGCGGTTTCCGTACTGGTGATAAAGCTCCTATGGCTTACATCGAGTTAGTTGACCGTCCTGCAAAGGAAGAAGCTGCTGCTGAATAA
- the rpmJ gene encoding 50S ribosomal protein L36, which yields MKVRASVKKICRNCKVIKRNGVVRVICSEPKHKQRQG from the coding sequence ATGAAAGTTCGTGCTTCCGTTAAGAAAATCTGCCGTAACTGTAAAGTTATCAAGCGCAACGGTGTTGTGCGTGTAATTTGCAGTGAGCCAAAGCATAAACAACGCCAAGGTTAA
- the rpsE gene encoding 30S ribosomal protein S5, whose protein sequence is MANEKTQSDLNEKLIAVNRVSKTVKGGRIFSFTALTVVGDGNGRIGFGYGKAREVPAAIQKAMEKARRNMVTIAINEGTLHHAVKGRHTGSQVYMQPASEGTGIIAGGAMRAVLEVAGIRNVLAKTYGSTNPINVVRATILGLSGMNSPEMIAAKRGLSVKEILE, encoded by the coding sequence ATGGCTAACGAAAAGACACAATCAGATTTGAATGAAAAACTGATCGCTGTTAACCGTGTTTCAAAAACGGTTAAAGGTGGTCGTATTTTCAGCTTTACTGCACTAACAGTAGTTGGTGACGGTAACGGTCGCATCGGTTTTGGTTACGGTAAAGCACGTGAAGTGCCTGCTGCAATCCAGAAAGCGATGGAAAAAGCACGTCGTAACATGGTTACGATCGCAATCAACGAAGGTACTCTTCACCACGCTGTTAAAGGCCGTCACACTGGTTCTCAAGTGTACATGCAGCCTGCATCAGAAGGTACTGGTATCATCGCCGGTGGCGCAATGCGTGCAGTGCTAGAAGTTGCGGGTATCCGTAACGTACTAGCTAAAACATACGGTTCTACTAATCCAATTAACGTTGTTCGCGCAACAATTTTGGGTCTAAGTGGAATGAACTCTCCAGAAATGATCGCTGCAAAACGTGGTCTTTCTGTTAAAGAAATTCTGGAGTAA
- the rplR gene encoding 50S ribosomal protein L18 has product MDKKASRIRRATRARRKIAELGATRLVVHRTPRHVYAQVIAPNGSEVIAAASTLEKAIREQVKSTGNKDAAAVVGKTIAERAIEKGISNVAFDRSGFQYHGRIATLAEAAREAGLKF; this is encoded by the coding sequence ATGGATAAGAAAGCATCTCGTATCCGTCGTGCGACCCGAGCACGTCGTAAGATTGCTGAACTGGGCGCAACTCGCCTAGTTGTACACCGTACTCCACGTCACGTGTACGCTCAGGTAATCGCACCGAACGGCTCTGAGGTTATCGCAGCCGCTTCTACTTTAGAAAAAGCGATCCGTGAGCAAGTTAAGAGTACCGGAAACAAAGACGCTGCTGCAGTTGTAGGTAAAACTATTGCTGAGCGCGCGATTGAAAAAGGCATCTCTAACGTTGCATTTGATCGCTCTGGTTTCCAATACCACGGCCGTATCGCGACACTAGCAGAAGCTGCTCGTGAAGCTGGTCTGAAATTCTAA
- the rpmD gene encoding 50S ribosomal protein L30 translates to MAKTIKVTQTKSSIGRLPKHKATLRGLGLRRINHTVELEDTACVRGMINKVYYMVKVEE, encoded by the coding sequence ATGGCTAAAACTATTAAAGTAACCCAAACAAAGAGCTCTATCGGTCGTTTACCGAAGCATAAAGCTACTTTGCGCGGCCTAGGCCTTCGTCGCATCAACCACACTGTTGAACTTGAAGATACTGCTTGCGTACGCGGCATGATCAATAAAGTTTACTACATGGTTAAAGTTGAGGAGTAA
- the rplO gene encoding 50S ribosomal protein L15: MRLNTLSPAAGSKPSAKRVGRGIGSGLGKTCGRGVKGQKSRSGGSVRPGFEGGQMPLKQRLPKFGFTSRKSLVTAEVRLAELAKVEGDVVSLETLKAANVITKDIKFVKVVLSGDIARSVTVKGLRVTKGALAAIEAAGGKIEE; encoded by the coding sequence ATGCGTTTGAATACTCTATCACCGGCTGCCGGTTCTAAGCCTTCTGCGAAGCGCGTAGGCCGTGGTATCGGTTCAGGTCTAGGTAAAACTTGTGGCCGTGGTGTTAAAGGTCAGAAATCACGTTCAGGTGGTTCTGTTCGCCCAGGTTTTGAAGGCGGTCAAATGCCTTTGAAACAGCGTCTACCAAAGTTCGGTTTTACGTCTCGTAAGAGCCTAGTAACTGCTGAAGTTCGTCTAGCTGAGCTAGCGAAAGTTGAAGGTGATGTTGTAAGCCTTGAAACACTAAAAGCTGCGAATGTTATCACTAAGGACATTAAGTTCGTGAAAGTTGTACTTTCTGGTGATATCGCTCGTTCAGTAACAGTGAAAGGCCTACGCGTTACTAAAGGCGCTTTAGCTGCTATCGAAGCTGCTGGCGGTAAAATCGAGGAATAA
- the rplX gene encoding 50S ribosomal protein L24 — protein sequence MAAKIRRNDEVIILAGKDKGKTGKVTKVLATGKVIVEGINMVKKHQKPVPAMGVQGGIVEQEAAIDASNVAIVNGQGKADRVGFRFEDDKKVRFFKSTGETIK from the coding sequence ATGGCAGCTAAAATCCGTCGTAACGACGAAGTTATCATTCTTGCTGGTAAAGACAAAGGCAAGACTGGTAAAGTAACTAAGGTTCTAGCAACCGGTAAAGTTATCGTTGAAGGTATCAACATGGTTAAGAAACACCAGAAGCCGGTTCCGGCAATGGGTGTTCAAGGCGGTATCGTTGAGCAGGAAGCTGCGATCGATGCGTCTAATGTTGCTATCGTTAACGGTCAAGGTAAAGCGGACCGTGTAGGCTTCCGATTTGAAGACGACAAAAAAGTTCGTTTCTTTAAATCGACTGGCGAAACTATCAAGTAA
- a CDS encoding DNA-directed RNA polymerase subunit alpha gives MQGSVTEFLKPRLVDIEQVSSTHAKVTLEPLERGFGHTLGNALRRILLSSMPGCAVTEVEIDGVLHEYSTKEGVQEDILEILLNLKGLAVKVEGKDEVILTLNKSGAGPVVAGDITHDGDVEIANPEHVICHLTDDNAELSMRIKVERGRGYVPASARIHTEEDERPIGRLLVDATYSPVDRIAYAVEAARVEQRTDLDKLVIDMETNGTLDPEEAIRRAATILAEQLDAFVDLRDVRVPEEKEEKPEFDPILLRPVDDLELTVRSANCLKAEAIHYIGDLVQRTEVELLKTPNLGKKSLTEIKDVLASRGLSLGMRLENWPPASIAED, from the coding sequence ATGCAGGGTTCTGTAACAGAATTTCTTAAGCCGCGTCTAGTTGACATCGAACAAGTTAGCTCTACGCACGCAAAAGTAACTCTAGAGCCGTTGGAGCGTGGTTTTGGCCACACTCTAGGAAACGCTCTTCGTCGTATTTTGCTATCTTCAATGCCAGGTTGTGCTGTAACTGAAGTGGAAATCGACGGTGTGTTACATGAGTACAGCACCAAAGAAGGCGTTCAGGAGGATATCCTTGAAATTCTTCTTAACCTTAAAGGTCTAGCCGTTAAGGTTGAGGGTAAAGATGAAGTTATTCTTACTCTGAACAAATCTGGTGCAGGCCCTGTTGTTGCAGGTGACATCACCCATGATGGTGATGTTGAGATTGCGAACCCAGAACACGTAATCTGCCATTTAACTGATGATAATGCTGAATTAAGCATGCGCATCAAGGTAGAACGTGGTCGTGGCTACGTACCAGCATCAGCTCGTATTCACACTGAAGAAGATGAGCGTCCAATTGGTCGTTTGTTAGTAGATGCTACTTACAGCCCAGTGGACCGTATCGCTTACGCGGTAGAGGCAGCACGTGTAGAACAACGTACTGACCTAGACAAGCTTGTAATCGATATGGAGACTAACGGTACACTTGATCCTGAGGAAGCTATCCGCCGTGCAGCAACAATTCTTGCTGAGCAATTGGATGCATTTGTAGATCTTCGCGATGTACGAGTTCCTGAAGAGAAAGAAGAGAAGCCGGAGTTCGATCCGATCCTACTGCGTCCTGTAGACGATCTTGAACTAACTGTTCGCTCTGCTAACTGTCTGAAAGCAGAAGCGATCCATTACATCGGTGATCTTGTTCAGCGTACTGAGGTTGAGCTTCTTAAAACGCCAAACCTTGGTAAGAAGTCTTTGACAGAAATCAAAGATGTATTGGCTTCTCGTGGTCTATCTCTAGGTATGCGCCTAGAAAACTGGCCACCTGCATCAATCGCTGAAGATTAA
- the rplN gene encoding 50S ribosomal protein L14, translating into MIQMQSMLDAADNSGARSVMCIKVLGGSHRRYAHIGDIIKITVKEAIPRGKVKKGDVLKAVVVRTRKGVRRQDGSVIRFDRNACVLLNDNTEQPIGTRIFGPVTRELRNTKFMKIVSLAPEVL; encoded by the coding sequence ATGATCCAAATGCAAAGTATGCTTGATGCTGCGGATAACTCCGGCGCACGTAGCGTAATGTGTATTAAGGTTCTGGGTGGTTCTCACCGTCGCTATGCACATATCGGTGACATCATCAAGATTACTGTAAAGGAAGCAATTCCACGCGGTAAAGTTAAGAAAGGTGATGTACTGAAAGCGGTGGTTGTACGCACCCGTAAAGGCGTTCGTCGTCAAGATGGCTCTGTCATTCGCTTTGACCGTAATGCTTGCGTATTGTTGAACGACAACACTGAGCAACCTATCGGTACCCGTATCTTTGGCCCTGTGACTCGTGAACTTCGTAATACGAAATTCATGAAGATTGTATCACTAGCGCCAGAAGTACTTTAA
- the rpsK gene encoding 30S ribosomal protein S11 — MAKQPTRARKRVRKQVADGVAHIHASFNNTIVTITDRQGNALSWATAGGSGFRGSRKSTPFAAQVAAERCGEMAKEYGVKNLEVMVKGPGPGRESTIRALNAAGFRITNIVDATPIPHNGCRPPKKRRV; from the coding sequence ATGGCAAAACAACCAACTCGCGCTCGTAAGCGCGTACGCAAGCAAGTAGCCGATGGCGTTGCGCACATCCATGCTTCTTTCAACAACACAATCGTAACCATTACTGACCGTCAAGGTAATGCTCTTTCATGGGCAACTGCAGGTGGTTCAGGTTTCCGTGGTTCTCGTAAATCTACTCCGTTCGCTGCACAGGTTGCTGCTGAGCGTTGTGGTGAAATGGCCAAAGAATATGGCGTTAAGAACCTAGAAGTTATGGTTAAGGGCCCTGGTCCTGGTCGTGAGTCTACAATCCGTGCTCTAAACGCAGCGGGTTTCCGTATCACTAACATTGTTGATGCGACTCCGATCCCTCATAACGGTTGTCGTCCACCTAAGAAACGTCGCGTATAA
- the rpsD gene encoding 30S ribosomal protein S4, with product MARYLGPKLKLSRREGTDLFLKSGVRAIDTKCKIDNAPGQHGARRGRLSDYGVQLREKQKVRRTYGVLEKQFRNYYKTAARIKGNTGENLLQLLEGRLDNVVYRMGFGATRAESRQLVSHKAILVNGQVVNVPSFKVAANDVVSIREKAKNQARIKAALEVATQRELPTWVEVDSSKLEGTFKRLPERSDLSADINEHLIVELYSK from the coding sequence ATGGCAAGATATTTGGGTCCTAAGCTAAAGCTTAGCCGTCGCGAAGGCACAGACTTATTCCTTAAGTCTGGTGTACGTGCGATTGATACCAAGTGTAAGATTGATAACGCTCCGGGCCAACATGGCGCTCGTCGCGGTCGTCTATCTGATTACGGCGTTCAGCTTCGTGAGAAGCAGAAAGTTCGTCGTACATATGGCGTACTAGAAAAACAATTCCGTAACTACTACAAGACAGCTGCCCGCATTAAGGGTAACACAGGTGAAAACTTGCTTCAGCTTCTTGAAGGTCGTTTAGATAACGTAGTTTACCGTATGGGTTTTGGTGCTACTCGCGCTGAATCACGTCAATTGGTAAGCCACAAAGCGATTCTAGTTAACGGTCAAGTCGTAAACGTTCCTTCTTTCAAGGTAGCGGCAAACGACGTTGTTAGCATTCGTGAGAAAGCTAAGAACCAAGCACGCATTAAAGCAGCTCTAGAAGTTGCTACACAGCGTGAACTACCGACTTGGGTCGAAGTAGACAGCAGCAAGTTGGAAGGTACGTTTAAGCGTCTTCCAGAACGTTCTGATTTGTCTGCCGACATCAACGAACACCTGATCGTCGAGCTTTACTCTAAGTAA